One genomic window of Roseobacter ponti includes the following:
- a CDS encoding NAD(P)H-dependent oxidoreductase, with product MNLSSLAREAGERGTPVRAALIGAGKFGSMFLSQVPTIAGLEVAVIADLDPDRARAACRAVGWDDVRIAATQFTDSGPQAVAADGVDVVIEATGNPLAGIRHARAAIAAGRHVVMVNVEADVLVGPTLAAEAREAGVVYSMAYGDQPALVSEMVDWARATGFRVAAAGKGTKYLPAYHSVTPDDVWSHYGLTPEEAARAGMNPQMFNSFLDGTKSAIEMVAIANACGLNVPQNGLAFPPCGVDDLARVLRPRDVGGQLEGPEMVETISSVERDGRPVFRDLRWGVYVVLEAPNAYAAACFHQYGLPVDDTGRFAAMYKPFHLIGMELSVSVLSAALRREPTGTSREMRGTVASVAKRDLKAGEMLDGEGGFTVWGKAQPVAAARDALPVGLAHGVKVTRDIAAGETLKLSDADLAGDSVTELYRSLVAS from the coding sequence ATGAATCTCAGCAGTCTGGCGCGTGAAGCCGGTGAACGCGGCACGCCGGTCCGCGCTGCCCTCATCGGCGCGGGAAAATTCGGATCAATGTTTCTCAGCCAGGTGCCGACGATCGCGGGGCTCGAAGTTGCTGTCATCGCGGATCTTGATCCCGACAGGGCGCGTGCGGCCTGCCGGGCAGTGGGCTGGGATGACGTGCGTATCGCGGCGACACAGTTCACTGACAGCGGTCCGCAGGCCGTCGCCGCGGATGGCGTGGATGTGGTGATCGAGGCGACCGGCAATCCGCTGGCCGGTATCCGCCATGCACGCGCAGCCATCGCCGCGGGCCGACATGTGGTCATGGTCAATGTTGAAGCCGATGTTCTGGTCGGTCCGACACTGGCCGCCGAAGCGCGGGAGGCGGGTGTGGTCTATTCCATGGCCTATGGTGATCAGCCCGCGCTGGTATCAGAGATGGTGGACTGGGCCCGCGCGACCGGGTTCCGGGTGGCCGCCGCCGGCAAGGGGACGAAATATCTGCCGGCCTATCACAGTGTAACCCCCGATGATGTCTGGTCTCATTACGGTCTGACACCCGAAGAGGCCGCGCGCGCGGGTATGAACCCGCAGATGTTCAATTCCTTTCTCGACGGGACGAAAAGCGCCATCGAGATGGTCGCCATCGCCAATGCCTGCGGGCTGAATGTGCCACAGAACGGGCTGGCTTTTCCGCCCTGCGGTGTGGATGATCTTGCCCGGGTGCTGCGCCCGCGTGATGTCGGCGGCCAGCTTGAGGGGCCGGAAATGGTCGAGACGATCTCCTCTGTGGAACGCGACGGCCGGCCGGTTTTCCGCGATCTGAGATGGGGTGTTTATGTGGTGCTTGAGGCTCCCAATGCCTATGCCGCCGCCTGTTTTCATCAGTACGGGCTGCCGGTGGATGACACCGGACGGTTTGCTGCCATGTATAAACCTTTCCATCTGATTGGCATGGAATTGTCGGTGTCCGTGCTGAGTGCGGCCCTGCGCCGCGAGCCGACCGGTACATCGCGCGAGATGCGGGGCACGGTCGCATCGGTGGCCAAACGCGATCTGAAAGCAGGTGAAATGCTGGACGGCGAAGGCGGCTTTACGGTCTGGGGGAAAGCACAGCCGGTTGCGGCAGCGCGCGATGCGCTGCCCGTCGGGCTCGCGCACGGGGTGAAGGTAACGCGTGATATTGCCGCCGGCGAGACCCTGAAGCTCAGCGATGCAGACCTTGCCGGGGATTCTGTGACTGAACTCTATCGCAGCCTTGTTGCGTCATGA
- a CDS encoding glutathione S-transferase, protein MPPVLWSFRRCPYAMRARLALAVSGVHVHLREIVLRDKPPAFLRASPSATVPCLQMETGVIDESLDIMIWALKQNDPEGWLNMPPEGFSLIKDADGPFKEALDRTKYETRYPGSDPEEARQVASGFLEKLDAQTDDWLFGSPSLADFAILPFVRQFAFIDKARFDAGPWPRLQAWLASFLASQRFAAVMHRYPQWQDGMTGDLFPDPATISGTDRH, encoded by the coding sequence TTGCCGCCTGTCCTGTGGTCATTTCGCCGTTGCCCCTATGCAATGCGCGCCCGTCTCGCCCTTGCGGTGTCGGGCGTACATGTTCATCTGCGCGAGATCGTTCTGCGCGATAAGCCGCCGGCTTTTCTGCGCGCCTCACCGAGTGCCACAGTGCCCTGCCTGCAAATGGAGACCGGGGTGATCGATGAGAGCCTCGACATCATGATCTGGGCATTGAAGCAGAACGATCCTGAAGGATGGCTCAACATGCCGCCGGAAGGATTTTCCCTGATCAAAGACGCCGACGGTCCGTTTAAAGAGGCACTGGACCGCACCAAATATGAAACCCGCTATCCCGGATCGGATCCGGAAGAGGCCCGGCAGGTGGCCTCCGGGTTCCTTGAGAAACTGGACGCTCAGACTGATGACTGGCTCTTCGGAAGCCCGTCGCTGGCGGATTTTGCGATCCTGCCGTTCGTCCGGCAGTTTGCCTTCATCGACAAAGCGCGTTTCGACGCCGGGCCCTGGCCCCGCCTGCAGGCCTGGCTCGCTTCGTTTCTCGCGTCGCAAAGGTTTGCCGCCGTCATGCACAGATATCCCCAATGGCAGGACGGCATGACAGGTGATTTGTTTCCGGATCCGGCAACAATATCCGGCACCGACCGGCATTAA
- a CDS encoding dihydrodipicolinate synthase family protein, with protein MLDETARGVFTIAATPFLPDGAVDFDSIDSLTDAYLRLGATGLTILGMMGEAGKLSAGESEAIVRRVTGRAGVPVVVGVSAPGFAAMKALADTSMQAGAAGVMVAPPPSLRTDEQILGYYHNVAETLGDIPFVLQDFPLATGVQIPVRVILQIVRDCPTCVMLKHEDWPGLEKITALRRAGEAGDRRISILCGNGGMYLLEEMLRGADGAMTGFAYPEMMAQVVAACEAGETDRARDIFDAYMPMIRYEAQPGLGLAIRKYSLAERGFIAHPVVRRPGAGLSRDAMQEIDTLAARQAMRLQALDL; from the coding sequence ATGCTTGATGAGACAGCGCGCGGTGTTTTCACCATTGCGGCCACGCCGTTTCTGCCGGACGGGGCCGTTGACTTTGACAGCATCGACAGCCTGACCGACGCGTATCTGCGTCTGGGGGCGACCGGGCTGACCATCCTTGGCATGATGGGCGAGGCAGGCAAGCTTTCGGCGGGGGAATCCGAGGCGATTGTGCGCCGGGTGACGGGCAGGGCCGGCGTGCCGGTCGTGGTCGGCGTCTCGGCCCCCGGGTTTGCCGCGATGAAGGCGCTGGCCGATACCTCGATGCAGGCAGGTGCCGCCGGCGTAATGGTGGCCCCGCCGCCGTCTCTGCGCACCGATGAGCAGATCCTCGGTTATTACCACAACGTGGCTGAAACGCTGGGCGACATACCGTTCGTGTTGCAGGATTTTCCGCTGGCGACCGGTGTGCAGATCCCGGTGCGGGTTATTCTGCAGATCGTACGGGACTGCCCCACCTGCGTCATGCTGAAACACGAAGACTGGCCGGGCCTGGAAAAGATCACCGCCCTGCGCCGCGCGGGTGAAGCCGGTGACAGGCGCATTTCCATTCTGTGTGGCAATGGCGGTATGTACCTGCTGGAAGAGATGCTGCGCGGTGCGGATGGTGCCATGACCGGGTTTGCATATCCGGAGATGATGGCGCAGGTGGTGGCGGCCTGCGAGGCCGGAGAAACCGACCGCGCTCGGGATATATTTGATGCCTATATGCCGATGATCCGCTATGAGGCGCAGCCGGGGCTCGGGCTCGCAATCCGCAAGTATTCGCTGGCAGAACGGGGGTTTATCGCGCATCCCGTGGTGCGCAGACCCGGTGCCGGGTTGAGCCGGGATGCGATGCAGGAGATCGATACGCTTGCCGCCCGACAGGCCATGCGGCTGCAGGCTCTTGATCTGTGA
- a CDS encoding M20 family metallopeptidase gives MRGREADTSRDAAVAAAAAAFDDGRFVRDLATLVAFPTESQNPARAEVLTAYLTEAMVPRLGAAGYTCGIFPNADPRGGPFLVAERHEGCGLPTVLTYGHGDVIHGQEGQWRTGLEPFVLSVDGEEIYGRGTADNKGQHLINIMALEQVIAVRGHLGFNSRIIIEMSEETGSAGLAEFFGAMKDQLSADVLIASDGPRLQPDIPTVFTGSRGAVSFDLVADLREGAHHSGNWGGLLADPAMLIAQALALITDARGDLRIPEWRPDSLTTDVRAALRDLPVTGDEGPGPDEDWGAPDLSLAERAYGWNSFAVLAMTSGRPDAPVNAIAGTARATCQLRFVTGTDTAALLPALRAVLDAHGLGRVEIRPHDEGYFPATRLVPGHPWTEFVCASLQNTTGKRPHLLPNLAGSLPNHVFTEVLGMPTVWIPHSWRGCSQHAPDEHMRTGVCREGLEIMTGLFWDIGAADAGVPRTGAFGTAG, from the coding sequence GTGAGGGGCCGGGAGGCCGACACGTCGCGGGATGCTGCTGTCGCTGCTGCTGCGGCCGCTTTTGACGACGGGCGGTTTGTGCGGGATCTGGCGACGCTTGTCGCCTTTCCGACTGAAAGCCAGAATCCGGCGCGTGCGGAGGTTCTGACAGCCTACCTCACGGAGGCGATGGTGCCGCGCCTCGGGGCCGCAGGATATACCTGCGGGATTTTCCCGAACGCTGATCCGCGTGGCGGGCCTTTCCTGGTTGCGGAACGTCACGAAGGCTGCGGGCTGCCGACGGTTCTGACCTATGGCCACGGCGATGTCATCCACGGCCAGGAGGGACAGTGGCGCACGGGTCTTGAGCCCTTTGTGCTGAGTGTTGACGGCGAAGAGATTTACGGGCGCGGCACGGCGGACAACAAGGGCCAGCATCTGATCAATATCATGGCGCTGGAACAGGTCATCGCCGTGCGGGGACATCTGGGTTTCAACAGCCGGATCATAATTGAAATGAGCGAAGAGACGGGCTCGGCGGGTCTTGCGGAATTCTTCGGCGCGATGAAGGACCAGCTGTCGGCGGATGTGCTGATCGCCTCGGACGGGCCACGTCTTCAGCCGGACATCCCGACTGTTTTCACCGGATCGCGGGGCGCGGTCAGCTTTGATCTGGTGGCGGATCTGCGCGAAGGCGCGCATCATTCGGGTAACTGGGGCGGTCTGCTGGCCGATCCTGCTATGCTGATCGCTCAGGCGCTCGCGCTGATCACCGATGCCCGCGGGGACCTGCGAATCCCTGAATGGCGCCCCGACAGCCTTACGACCGATGTGCGCGCGGCGCTGCGCGATCTCCCGGTGACAGGTGACGAGGGGCCGGGGCCGGATGAGGACTGGGGCGCGCCGGATCTGAGCCTGGCCGAGCGCGCCTATGGCTGGAACAGTTTTGCAGTGCTCGCCATGACCAGCGGCCGGCCGGATGCTCCCGTCAATGCAATCGCCGGCACGGCCCGCGCCACCTGCCAGCTGCGCTTTGTCACGGGCACCGATACTGCGGCGCTGCTGCCCGCCCTCAGAGCGGTTCTTGACGCGCACGGCCTTGGCCGGGTTGAAATCCGCCCGCATGATGAGGGGTATTTTCCCGCCACACGGCTGGTGCCGGGCCACCCCTGGACGGAGTTTGTCTGCGCGTCTTTGCAGAACACCACGGGAAAGCGTCCGCATCTGCTGCCCAATCTCGCAGGATCACTGCCGAACCACGTGTTCACCGAGGTTCTCGGCATGCCGACCGTCTGGATCCCGCATTCATGGCGCGGCTGCAGTCAGCATGCGCCGGACGAACATATGCGCACGGGTGTCTGCCGCGAGGGGCTGGAGATCATGACCGGTCTGTTCTGGGATATCGGTGCTGCGGATGCCGGTGTGCCGCGCACCGGGGCCTTTGGCACGGCGGGCTGA